Within the Bacteroidia bacterium genome, the region AGGTCGTACAACGTTAAGCCATGGCTTTTTGTAATTTCGCTGGATGAGATGGTTTTCAGGCATCCTGTTGCTTCTGCTTTTCACCTCCTGTGAAGAAAAGAAAGCATTTGAACTTTATACGCAGGAATTCCGGGACATCATGAAGTCGGAGGAAGGTTTTTTGCGGATGCTTGAACCGGGAATGTCGCAACAGCAGGTAAAACACGAAGAACAGTGGGCACTGCGCGATGAGGATAAGAACTACCTTTTTTTTGAACAAAGAAAAAAAACGGGAGAGATGTACACCCTGGAATGTACATTTGGTCCGGGCGGACTCATGGAGATCAAAATGGATTGTTACCTTATCAGTTCCGGCGACGCCCGGAATTTGTTCAATGAGATGAAAGAATACTACCAATCGCGTTTCGGGGAAAGCGAAGATTACTATGGTTTCTCCGGGTGGGTTACCGATTTCGACGGGCAGGTGGTTAAAATCGAACTGGAGGATGAAAGTTCCCAATACCGGCAAGGCAAGATCAGTCTTTTCATTTACCAGCATATACCCGAAGCCCCTTCCAAACCAAAGGGGTGATACCGCTCTCATTCTCAGTCATCTGTCCTATTCCGCTCTTGGTCGAATAGGCCCTTTGCGCGTTTGGTGAATACCCCTTAAAAGTGTACTTTAGGCCTCCTTTTATGAGAGACGAGATTTTACTAGAGATCCGGAACCTGGTCACGGAATTTCACACAGAGGACGAGGTAGTAAAGGCGGTCAACGATGTCAGCTTCACGATGAAGCGGGGCGAGACCATAGGAATCGTGGGAGAATCAGGATCTGGAAAATCAGTGACGGCTCTTTCCATGATGCGCCTTATTCCCAATCCACCCGGCCGGATCACCAATGGTGAGATCATTTTCCATTCACGCACCAAAGGGGCAGTAGATCTGACAAAGATCTCCGACAAAGAAATGCGCTCTTTCCGGGGGAACGAGATCGCGATGATCTTCCAGGAACCCATGACTTCTCTCAATCCGGTTTACACCTGCGGCGACCAGGTGATGGAAGCCATCATTCTGCACCAGGGTGCCGATAAAAAAACCGCAAAAGAGAAAACGATCCAGTTATTCCGGGAGGTGCAACTGCCCCGCCCCGAAGATATTTTCGATACCTACCCTCACCAGATTTCCGGCGGACAAAAGCAACGGGTGATGATTGCCATGGCCATGAGCTGCAATCCATCCATACTTATCGCCGACGAACCCACCACTGCACTCGACGTTACTGTACAGCATACCATCCTCGAACTGATGCAAAAACTCCAGGAGCAGCATGAGATGGGGATCATGTTTATCACCCATGATCTGGGTGTGATCGCGGAACTGGCTGATAAAGTGGTGGTGATGTATAAGGGAAAGATCGTGGAACAGGGAAATGTGTGGGATATCTTCTCCAATCCGCAGCATCCATACACTAAAGGCCTGCTGGCTTGCCGGCCTCCGCTCAACAAACGACTGCACTGGCTCCCCACCGTTTCGGATTTCATGAAAACGGATGAACATGGTACCATGACCGAGAGTTCCACGTCGGTGGAAGAAGCCACAAACCGTTTTATTCTGACGAAAGAGGAGCGGGAGACTACACATAAGGAGCTTTACCAGCGTGAACCGCTGCTTCAGATAAAAAACCTGAAAACATATTTTCCTATTAAAAAGGGAATCTTTGGAAAGGCGAAAGATTTTGTACGCGCCGTTGATGATGTAACATTTGACGTATACCCCGGAGAAACACTCGGCCTGGTTGGAGAATCCGGATGCGGAAAAACCACGCTTGGACGTACGGTGCTTAAACTGATCGAACCTACAGACGGGGAAGTCATTTACAAGGGACAAAATATCACCCATCTTCCGCCCCGCTCGATGCGGGAACTCCGGAAGAATATGCAGATAATATTCCAGGATCCTTACTCCTCCCTGAATCCCCGCATCACTATTGGCGAAGCCTTGCTGGAACCCATGCAGGTGCACGGAATTCTTGAAAACGACCGTGCCCGCAAAGAACGGGTGATGGAACTGCTGAACAGGGTGAACATGAGTGACAGTCATTTTTACCGTTACCCTCACGAATTTTCGGGCGGTCAGCGCCAGCGGATTTGTATCGCCCGCGCGCTCACGCTAAATCCCCAATTCATTATTTGTGATGAATCTGTTTCTGCCCTCGATGTTTCCATTCAGGCCCAGGTGCTCAACCTCCTCAATGAACTGAAAAAAGAATTCAAATTCACTTACATTTTCATTTCCCATGATCTTTCCGTTGTAAAATTCATGAGCGACCGTATGGTGGTGATGAATCGCGGAAAGGTGGAAGAAATGGGTGATGCGGACCTGATCTACGAGAATCCGCAAACGGAATACACCCAAAAACTTATCGGCGCCATTCCGAAGGGAGAACTCGAAGATATCAAGGCTTCCATGGCACGGAAAGAAGCACGCCGCAAAACGGTTCCGGCCTGATCTCCTCCGTAAGATCCCCTTTCCTGATTCTGATTCCGGCCGCCGTGCTCTATCTGGGCGCATGGTATTTTTCTGAAACTTCATTCGATGCAGGCGATGGGGTAAGACATCATGAAATTGCGCGGTACTCCTGGCAACACCCGGAGTTATTTCTTCACCATTGGGGGAAACCGGTATTCACCCTCCTGTGCTCGCCTTTTGCACAGTTCGGTATCAAAGGCACCATGTTTTTTAACATCCTTGTTTCGCTTATCACGGCGGCGCTCTGCATTCGAACCGCCCGAAAGCTCGGCATGCCACAGCCCTGGCTTAGTGCCGTTTTGTTTTTATTTGCACCGGTGGTTTATGCCTCTTCTCTCAGCGGCCTTACCGAACCTCTTTTTGCCCTCTTTCTTGCTGCGGGCGTATGGCTGCTGCTGGAAAGAAAATTTATCACTGCCGCCCTGCTATTGTCATTTCACCCGTTTGTACGGAGCGAGGGATTTGTTCTCCTGACGGTCTTTCAGCTTTTCCTTCTTCTGGAAAAAAAATGGCTTGCGCTTGCCATCACACTCACAGGAACCATCGTCTACTCTGCGATGGGCGGAATCGTTTACGGTGACTGGCTTTGGTTAATTCATAAGAGCCCGTATCACTTTGGGGAGAATATT harbors:
- a CDS encoding ABC transporter ATP-binding protein — translated: MRDEILLEIRNLVTEFHTEDEVVKAVNDVSFTMKRGETIGIVGESGSGKSVTALSMMRLIPNPPGRITNGEIIFHSRTKGAVDLTKISDKEMRSFRGNEIAMIFQEPMTSLNPVYTCGDQVMEAIILHQGADKKTAKEKTIQLFREVQLPRPEDIFDTYPHQISGGQKQRVMIAMAMSCNPSILIADEPTTALDVTVQHTILELMQKLQEQHEMGIMFITHDLGVIAELADKVVVMYKGKIVEQGNVWDIFSNPQHPYTKGLLACRPPLNKRLHWLPTVSDFMKTDEHGTMTESSTSVEEATNRFILTKEERETTHKELYQREPLLQIKNLKTYFPIKKGIFGKAKDFVRAVDDVTFDVYPGETLGLVGESGCGKTTLGRTVLKLIEPTDGEVIYKGQNITHLPPRSMRELRKNMQIIFQDPYSSLNPRITIGEALLEPMQVHGILENDRARKERVMELLNRVNMSDSHFYRYPHEFSGGQRQRICIARALTLNPQFIICDESVSALDVSIQAQVLNLLNELKKEFKFTYIFISHDLSVVKFMSDRMVVMNRGKVEEMGDADLIYENPQTEYTQKLIGAIPKGELEDIKASMARKEARRKTVPA